One Rhizobium sp. 9140 genomic region harbors:
- a CDS encoding mandelate racemase/muconate lactonizing enzyme family protein: MARIERIELRMVDLKPKVKRTDAIQSFVSQETPIITITDSDGATGTGYSYTIGTGGSSVMRLLADHLAPVLLGEDADRIEAIWHKLEFHTHATTIGAISALALAAIDTALWDLRARKQNLPLWKLAGGARESCPLYTTEGGWLHIEAGALVEDALQAKEKGFAGSKVKIGKPHGSEDFARLSAMRKALGEGFEIMTDCNQGFSVDEAIRRAERLKELDLAWIEEPLSADDLDGHIRLTRSTATPIAVGESIYSIRHFREYMQKGACSIVQVDVARIGGITPWLKVAHAAEAFDIPVCPHFLMELHVSLVCAVPNGRYVEYIPQLEDLTTKGMEIRDGRAMAPSEPGLGIAWDWAAVKAQSVSEFTHDISAQ; encoded by the coding sequence ATGGCCCGGATCGAACGCATCGAACTGCGCATGGTGGACCTGAAGCCGAAGGTGAAGCGGACGGATGCGATCCAGAGCTTCGTCAGCCAGGAAACACCCATCATCACCATCACCGATAGCGATGGCGCAACGGGAACGGGTTATTCCTACACGATCGGCACCGGTGGCTCCTCCGTCATGCGGCTCCTTGCGGACCACCTCGCCCCGGTTCTTCTGGGGGAAGATGCCGACCGGATCGAGGCGATCTGGCACAAGCTCGAGTTCCACACCCATGCGACCACCATCGGCGCGATCAGCGCGCTGGCGCTGGCAGCGATCGATACGGCGCTCTGGGATCTGCGCGCGCGCAAGCAGAACCTGCCCCTCTGGAAACTTGCCGGTGGCGCGCGCGAAAGCTGTCCGCTCTACACGACCGAGGGCGGCTGGCTGCATATCGAAGCCGGCGCTCTGGTGGAGGATGCCCTGCAAGCCAAGGAGAAGGGCTTTGCCGGATCGAAGGTGAAGATCGGCAAGCCGCATGGCTCGGAAGATTTCGCCCGACTTTCTGCCATGCGCAAGGCGCTGGGCGAAGGCTTCGAGATCATGACGGACTGCAATCAGGGTTTTTCGGTGGACGAGGCCATCCGGCGGGCCGAGCGGTTGAAGGAGCTCGATCTCGCCTGGATTGAGGAGCCGCTGTCGGCCGACGATCTCGACGGACATATCCGCCTGACGCGCTCGACGGCGACGCCGATTGCGGTTGGCGAATCCATCTACTCGATCCGCCACTTCCGCGAATACATGCAGAAGGGCGCCTGCTCGATCGTGCAGGTCGATGTCGCCCGCATCGGCGGCATCACGCCCTGGCTGAAGGTTGCGCATGCCGCCGAGGCCTTCGACATCCCCGTCTGCCCGCACTTCCTGATGGAACTGCATGTCAGCCTCGTCTGCGCCGTGCCGAACGGGCGCTATGTCGAGTACATCCCGCAGCTCGAAGACCTGACGACCAAGGGCATGGAGATCCGGGATGGGCGCGCGATGGCGCCCAGCGAACCGGGCCTCGGCATCGCCTGGGACTGGGCAGCGGTGAAGGCGCAGAGCGTTTCGGAGTTCACGCACGATATCTCGGCGCAGTAG
- the ugpC gene encoding ABC transporter ATP-binding protein codes for MAQVSLRKLVKSYGALQVVHGIDLDVADGEFVALVGPSGCGKSTTLRMIAGLESVSDGAIEIGGIVVNDLPPRDRNISMVFQSYALYPHMTVRENMGFSLKIAKQPQSEIDRQVNEAAAILGLDALMDRRPAQLSGGQRQRVAMGRAIVRHPEVFLFDEPLSNLDAKLRTQMRTEIKKLHAKVQSTVIYVTHDQVEAMTLADRIVIMRDGYIEQVGTPDDVFKRPASRFVAGFIGSPPMNMEEARVTSGQLVFANGDSLPLPRQFAGRVKEGETVVFGLRPDDIFPSGHGLSSGSDGAVHEVTLPVSITEPLGNETLVFVEFAGREWVSRMLNPRALKSGERIAMSFDFSQAHLFSAETGRSLAAAREI; via the coding sequence ATGGCTCAGGTCTCTCTCAGGAAACTGGTCAAATCCTACGGCGCGCTCCAGGTCGTGCACGGCATCGATCTCGATGTTGCCGACGGCGAGTTCGTCGCGCTGGTCGGCCCCTCCGGCTGCGGCAAATCAACGACGCTGCGCATGATCGCGGGGCTGGAAAGCGTGTCGGACGGCGCCATCGAGATCGGCGGCATTGTCGTCAACGACCTGCCGCCGCGCGACCGCAACATCTCCATGGTGTTCCAGTCCTACGCGCTCTACCCCCATATGACGGTGCGCGAGAACATGGGGTTCTCGCTGAAGATCGCCAAGCAACCGCAGAGCGAGATCGACAGGCAGGTCAACGAGGCCGCCGCGATCCTCGGTCTCGATGCTTTGATGGATCGGCGGCCGGCGCAGCTTTCCGGCGGCCAGCGGCAGCGCGTGGCCATGGGCCGGGCCATCGTCCGCCATCCCGAAGTTTTCCTGTTCGACGAGCCGCTCTCCAACCTCGACGCCAAGCTGCGCACGCAGATGCGCACCGAGATCAAGAAGCTCCACGCCAAGGTGCAATCGACCGTCATCTATGTGACGCACGATCAGGTAGAGGCGATGACGCTGGCGGACCGGATCGTCATCATGCGCGACGGTTATATCGAGCAGGTCGGGACGCCGGACGACGTGTTCAAGCGACCTGCCAGCCGCTTCGTCGCCGGCTTCATCGGCTCGCCGCCGATGAACATGGAGGAGGCGCGGGTCACCTCGGGCCAGCTCGTCTTTGCCAATGGCGACAGCCTTCCGCTTCCGCGCCAGTTTGCGGGCCGGGTGAAAGAGGGCGAGACGGTCGTTTTCGGTCTGCGCCCGGACGATATTTTCCCGAGCGGTCATGGCTTGAGTTCGGGAAGCGACGGCGCCGTGCACGAGGTGACGCTGCCGGTCTCTATCACCGAACCTCTCGGCAACGAAACGCTCGTCTTCGTCGAGTTCGCGGGACGCGAATGGGTGTCGCGCATGCTCAATCCGCGGGCGCTCAAATCCGGCGAGCGCATTGCCATGAGCTTCGATTTCTCGCAGGCACACCTGTTCTCGGCCGAGACCGGGCGCAGCCTCGCCGCAGCGAGGGAGATCTGA
- a CDS encoding carbohydrate ABC transporter permease, whose product MDRNAKQRLKRRVLHVAYLIGLFLAMLVICLPGLWIVLSSLRPTVEIMAKPPVWIPQEITLDAYRAMFGGVGQGGIPIWDYFRNSLIVSITSTVIALAIGMSGGYAFARFRFRGKSGAFLGLMLTRSVPGIALSLPLFIVYSRVGIIDTHFGLILTYVALNVPFTIWLIDGFFRQVPRDLAEAAQIDGCTRWQAFWQVEFPLAGPGIASAGIFSFLTCWNEYALASQLTRSVNSKTLPVGLLDYTSEFTIDWRGMCALAVIMILPALALTFAIQKHLVSGLTFGAVKG is encoded by the coding sequence ATGGACCGTAACGCCAAACAGCGCCTCAAGCGCCGCGTTCTACACGTCGCCTATCTGATCGGGCTTTTCCTCGCGATGCTCGTCATCTGCCTGCCGGGCCTCTGGATCGTGCTCAGCTCGCTGCGCCCGACGGTCGAGATCATGGCGAAGCCGCCGGTCTGGATCCCGCAGGAGATCACGCTCGATGCCTACCGCGCCATGTTCGGCGGCGTCGGGCAGGGCGGCATTCCCATCTGGGATTATTTCCGCAACTCGCTGATCGTGTCGATCACCTCCACGGTCATCGCGCTCGCCATCGGCATGTCCGGCGGCTACGCTTTTGCGCGGTTTCGGTTTCGCGGCAAGTCCGGTGCGTTTCTCGGCCTCATGCTGACGCGCTCGGTGCCGGGCATCGCGCTGTCGTTGCCGCTCTTCATCGTCTATTCCCGTGTCGGCATCATCGATACCCATTTCGGGCTCATCCTCACCTATGTCGCGCTCAACGTACCCTTCACGATCTGGCTGATCGACGGGTTCTTCCGGCAGGTGCCGCGCGATCTTGCCGAAGCAGCGCAGATCGACGGCTGCACGCGATGGCAGGCCTTCTGGCAGGTCGAGTTTCCGCTTGCCGGCCCCGGCATCGCATCGGCCGGCATCTTCTCCTTCCTCACCTGCTGGAACGAATACGCGCTGGCCTCGCAGCTCACGCGCTCGGTCAACTCCAAGACGCTTCCCGTGGGTTTGCTCGACTACACCTCCGAATTCACCATCGACTGGCGCGGCATGTGTGCGCTGGCGGTGATCATGATCCTCCCGGCGCTGGCTCTGACCTTCGCCATTCAAAAGCACCTTGTGTCAGGTCTGACATTCGGCGCTGTCAAAGGCTGA
- a CDS encoding carbohydrate ABC transporter permease, producing the protein MFRKISTPVLLLLPALVVLAAVVLLPLLLSLYSSFTPFRLTRPASLWVWAGFRNYERILTDWVFWSAFLRTIVLLTIALNLEMLLGLGLALLVNKATRGKRALRTMMMFPMMFSPVLVGFQFKFMFNDNVGLVNNALQSLGLTDQAIPWLIDGNLALFAIVVAEVWSSTSVFAILILAGLLAMPQEPVEAAKVDGCTAWQTFRYVTLPFVMPFAYIAMTIRSLDIARAYDIVKIMTDGGPARRTELIWTLVGRTAYSDAQMGLANAMAYVSILLSILFTVYFFRKLAAARTQIGAEW; encoded by the coding sequence ATGTTTCGAAAAATCTCAACACCGGTTCTTCTGCTGCTGCCGGCGCTCGTCGTGCTGGCGGCCGTGGTGCTGCTGCCGCTGCTTCTGTCGCTCTATTCGAGCTTCACACCCTTTCGCCTCACGCGTCCGGCGTCGCTCTGGGTCTGGGCCGGCTTTCGCAATTATGAACGTATTCTGACCGACTGGGTCTTCTGGTCGGCCTTTCTGCGCACGATCGTCCTGCTCACCATCGCGCTCAACCTCGAAATGCTGCTCGGCCTCGGTCTGGCGCTGCTCGTCAACAAGGCGACGCGGGGCAAGCGGGCGCTGCGCACGATGATGATGTTTCCGATGATGTTTTCGCCGGTTCTCGTCGGCTTCCAGTTCAAGTTCATGTTCAACGACAATGTCGGCCTCGTGAACAACGCGCTGCAATCGCTAGGGCTTACGGATCAGGCGATCCCGTGGCTGATCGACGGCAACCTCGCGCTGTTTGCCATCGTCGTTGCCGAAGTCTGGTCCTCCACCTCCGTCTTCGCCATCCTCATCCTCGCAGGGCTTCTCGCCATGCCGCAGGAGCCGGTGGAAGCGGCGAAGGTCGATGGCTGCACCGCTTGGCAGACCTTTCGTTACGTCACGCTGCCCTTCGTCATGCCGTTCGCCTACATCGCCATGACCATTCGCTCGCTCGACATTGCGCGCGCCTACGACATCGTGAAGATCATGACGGATGGCGGGCCGGCGCGGCGCACGGAGCTGATTTGGACGCTGGTCGGCCGCACCGCCTATTCCGATGCGCAGATGGGTCTTGCCAACGCCATGGCCTATGTCTCGATCCTCCTGTCGATCCTGTTCACCGTCTATTTCTTCCGGAAGCTTGCCGCCGCCCGGACCCAGATCGGAGCGGAGTGGTAA
- a CDS encoding ABC transporter substrate-binding protein — translation MGKFEGVTIDAKLIGGQQYEPLYARIAEWEKATGAKVNVLSKKNHFELDKEIKSDIASGSISWCVGSNHSSFAPQYPDLYVDLNTLVPKEIVGEYVDTVIKASTIDDKLVMLPRAQFDVSALYYQKSLYSDDAKKAAFKEKYGYDLAPPDTWSQVSDQAQFFAAPPNFYGTQFAGKEEAINGRFYEMLIAEGGAYLDEEGKPAFNSDAGVRALDWFVNLYKAKAVPAGTTNYLWDELGAGFASGTVALNLDWPGWATYFNDPKSSKVAGNVGVTVAPKGSSGKRTGWSGHHGFSITEACANKEAAASLVWFLTNEDSQKLEAANGTLPTRTAVWEWDIQQAASDPYKKEVLSTFQETAKGAFAVPQTPEWIEISNTVYPELQAAILGDKTSKEALDAAAEKATTILKDAGAL, via the coding sequence ATGGGCAAATTCGAAGGTGTCACGATCGACGCCAAGCTGATCGGTGGTCAGCAATACGAGCCGCTCTATGCGCGGATCGCGGAATGGGAGAAGGCAACGGGGGCCAAGGTCAACGTGCTCTCCAAGAAGAACCATTTCGAGCTCGACAAGGAGATTAAGTCGGACATCGCCTCGGGCTCGATTTCCTGGTGCGTCGGCTCGAACCATTCGTCCTTCGCCCCGCAATATCCCGATCTCTATGTCGACCTGAACACGCTGGTGCCGAAGGAGATTGTCGGGGAATATGTCGACACCGTCATCAAGGCCTCCACCATCGACGACAAGCTGGTGATGCTGCCGCGCGCGCAGTTCGACGTGTCGGCGCTCTATTACCAGAAGAGCCTCTACAGCGACGACGCGAAGAAGGCGGCGTTCAAGGAAAAGTACGGCTACGACCTCGCGCCGCCGGATACGTGGAGCCAGGTGTCGGACCAGGCGCAGTTCTTCGCCGCCCCGCCGAATTTCTACGGTACACAGTTCGCGGGTAAGGAAGAGGCGATCAATGGTCGCTTCTACGAGATGCTGATCGCCGAAGGCGGAGCTTACCTCGATGAAGAGGGCAAGCCCGCCTTCAATTCGGACGCCGGCGTCCGTGCGCTCGACTGGTTCGTCAATCTCTACAAGGCGAAAGCCGTTCCCGCCGGCACGACCAATTATCTCTGGGACGAGCTTGGTGCCGGCTTTGCCTCCGGCACCGTCGCGCTCAATCTCGATTGGCCGGGATGGGCGACCTATTTCAACGATCCGAAGTCGTCCAAGGTCGCCGGCAATGTCGGCGTGACCGTGGCCCCCAAGGGTTCTTCCGGCAAGCGCACGGGCTGGTCCGGTCACCACGGCTTCTCGATCACGGAAGCCTGCGCCAACAAAGAGGCCGCTGCCTCGCTCGTCTGGTTCCTGACCAATGAGGATTCGCAGAAGCTAGAGGCTGCAAACGGCACACTGCCGACCCGCACCGCCGTTTGGGAATGGGACATCCAGCAGGCCGCTTCCGACCCCTACAAGAAAGAGGTGCTGAGCACCTTCCAGGAAACCGCGAAGGGCGCCTTCGCCGTACCGCAGACGCCGGAATGGATCGAGATCTCGAACACGGTTTATCCCGAGCTTCAGGCCGCCATCCTCGGCGACAAGACCTCGAAGGAAGCGCTGGACGCCGCCGCCGAAAAGGCGACCACTATCCTGAAGGACGCCGGCGCGCTCTGA
- a CDS encoding IclR family transcriptional regulator has translation MLDGEDDRYRAPALDKGLDILELLAGVDGGLTQAEISKKLNRSPNEFYRMLDRLVRRGYITRIDGDRYSLTLKLFGLAQLHAPTRRLAAYATPLMRDLAQRTRQANQLAVFDRGSAVVIAQQEAPDYWGISIRVGSHISLFDTGSGHVLLAFRPPEEREMMISEHVKSRKDIELTPEFYARLDEIRARGYEMMASAQTAGVFNLSAPILGPDRRGIAALTVPYISLVNAPSAPDISTTISLLQKTAEQLSLLAGSDVQHDNPAEL, from the coding sequence ATGTTGGACGGAGAAGACGATCGTTACCGCGCACCGGCGCTGGACAAGGGGCTCGATATTCTGGAGCTTCTGGCCGGTGTGGATGGCGGGCTGACGCAGGCGGAAATTTCCAAGAAGCTCAATCGCAGCCCGAACGAGTTCTACCGGATGCTCGACCGCCTCGTGCGGCGCGGCTACATCACCCGCATCGATGGTGACCGCTATTCGCTGACGCTCAAGCTCTTCGGCCTTGCGCAACTGCACGCGCCGACACGCCGTCTGGCGGCCTACGCGACCCCGCTGATGCGCGACCTTGCGCAGCGGACGCGGCAGGCCAACCAACTTGCCGTGTTCGACCGCGGCTCCGCCGTCGTCATCGCCCAGCAGGAAGCACCGGATTACTGGGGCATTTCCATCCGTGTCGGCTCGCATATCAGCCTGTTCGACACCGGCTCCGGCCACGTCCTCCTCGCCTTCCGCCCGCCCGAGGAGCGGGAGATGATGATCTCGGAACACGTCAAGAGCCGGAAGGACATCGAACTGACGCCGGAGTTCTACGCGCGCCTCGACGAGATCCGCGCCCGCGGCTACGAAATGATGGCGAGCGCCCAGACGGCCGGCGTATTCAACCTCTCGGCGCCGATTCTCGGTCCGGACCGTCGCGGAATTGCGGCCCTCACCGTGCCTTACATCAGCCTCGTCAACGCGCCATCTGCGCCCGATATCTCGACAACGATCTCCCTGCTTCAAAAGACCGCCGAGCAGCTTTCGCTTCTCGCCGGCTCCGACGTCCAGCACGACAACCCGGCGGAGCTATGA
- a CDS encoding amidohydrolase family protein yields the protein MIIDTHLHLIDKTALTYPWLASVPALDRDYLYETYRQEALRCGIAASLHMEVDVAAEEIEAETQHVGQLAALPESLVVGAISACRPEDESFPAMLERQRENPLVKGFRRVLHVMPDALSESAVFRDNIKRLGGTGLTFDLCVLPRQLGHAAALADLAPDVTFILDHCGVPDIKAGDISLWRDELKDVARRPNVVCKMSGLVAYTDPHSWSVDTIRPYAETAILQFGWDRVVWGSDWPVCTLAGSLSTWVAATHALLAGSSDAERHALLAGNALKLWSLDLPTGT from the coding sequence ATGATCATCGACACCCATCTTCACCTGATCGACAAGACGGCCCTCACCTATCCGTGGCTTGCCTCCGTCCCGGCGCTCGATCGGGACTACCTCTACGAGACCTATCGCCAGGAGGCCCTGCGCTGCGGCATTGCCGCAAGCCTGCACATGGAGGTCGATGTCGCGGCCGAGGAGATCGAGGCCGAAACGCAGCATGTGGGGCAGCTCGCAGCGCTCCCCGAGAGCCTTGTCGTCGGCGCCATCTCCGCCTGCCGGCCGGAAGACGAGAGCTTTCCCGCTATGCTGGAGCGTCAGCGTGAAAACCCGCTGGTCAAGGGCTTTCGCCGTGTCCTCCACGTCATGCCGGACGCGCTGTCGGAAAGCGCGGTCTTTCGCGACAACATCAAGCGCCTCGGGGGCACCGGCCTCACCTTCGATCTCTGCGTGCTGCCGCGCCAGCTGGGCCACGCGGCGGCCCTTGCCGACCTCGCACCCGATGTGACCTTCATCCTCGACCATTGCGGCGTTCCCGATATCAAGGCAGGCGATATCTCGCTCTGGCGGGACGAGCTGAAGGATGTCGCACGTCGGCCGAATGTGGTCTGCAAGATGTCCGGGCTCGTCGCCTATACCGATCCCCACAGCTGGAGCGTGGACACGATCCGCCCCTATGCGGAAACCGCCATCCTGCAATTTGGATGGGACAGGGTCGTGTGGGGCAGCGACTGGCCCGTCTGCACGCTCGCCGGCAGCCTCTCGACCTGGGTCGCCGCCACGCATGCGCTGCTCGCAGGCAGCAGCGATGCCGAGCGCCACGCGCTGCTGGCCGGCAATGCGCTGAAGCTCTGGAGCCTCGATCTTCCCACTGGAACTTGA
- a CDS encoding ABC transporter permease codes for MAAIETGRPEQARPGLALRIRSGLAGTNGRILMAFFIAGVLHLVGTLVIPGYSSPFAIRALLVIAALLAVASIGQTLVVILGGIDLSIPFIIGFANVVAAQLYGDRWNFALVCLFVVVVAMLIGALNGYISRRLDIHPLIVTLGIGMIVQGAVLLWTKGFPSGSAPPYVSAFVSIGGSAGPLPFPWVVPALAVLATLIVLVLARTPYGRRLYALGSNLGAASLALIDPVRMWMLTFSLSALFAAVTGILLLGFTGSAYGDVGQPYLFQTIAAVVVGGAALVGGRGSYLGTIAGVLVLTEINTLLIGLGFQPAAVQASLGAVIILLVSIYGRERHVSMTI; via the coding sequence ATGGCTGCCATCGAAACAGGTCGCCCGGAACAGGCAAGGCCGGGCCTCGCCCTCCGCATCCGCTCGGGCCTTGCCGGCACGAACGGCCGAATCCTCATGGCTTTCTTCATTGCGGGCGTGCTGCATCTTGTCGGCACGCTCGTCATTCCGGGCTATTCCTCGCCGTTTGCCATCCGCGCTCTGCTGGTTATCGCCGCTCTCCTCGCCGTTGCCTCCATCGGGCAGACGCTCGTCGTCATCCTCGGCGGAATCGATCTGTCTATTCCGTTCATCATCGGTTTCGCTAACGTGGTTGCCGCACAGCTCTATGGCGACAGGTGGAATTTCGCGCTCGTCTGCCTGTTCGTCGTCGTGGTCGCAATGCTGATCGGCGCGCTGAACGGCTACATCTCGCGGCGGCTCGATATCCATCCGCTCATCGTAACCTTGGGGATCGGCATGATCGTACAGGGGGCCGTCCTGCTTTGGACGAAGGGGTTTCCGTCCGGTTCCGCGCCACCCTACGTCTCCGCTTTCGTTTCCATCGGCGGTTCGGCGGGGCCGCTGCCCTTTCCCTGGGTGGTGCCGGCACTCGCGGTGCTCGCAACGCTCATCGTGCTCGTTCTCGCCCGCACACCCTACGGGCGGCGTCTCTATGCCCTCGGCAGCAATCTCGGCGCAGCCTCTCTCGCGCTGATCGACCCCGTGCGCATGTGGATGCTGACATTCTCGCTCAGCGCCCTGTTCGCCGCCGTCACGGGCATCCTGCTCCTCGGCTTCACCGGCTCGGCCTATGGCGATGTTGGCCAGCCCTATCTGTTCCAGACGATTGCCGCGGTCGTGGTCGGTGGCGCGGCGCTGGTCGGCGGGCGCGGCAGCTATCTCGGCACGATTGCCGGCGTGCTGGTTCTCACTGAGATCAACACGCTGCTGATCGGCCTTGGCTTCCAGCCGGCCGCCGTACAGGCATCGCTCGGCGCCGTCATCATCCTGCTCGTCTCGATCTATGGCCGGGAGCGGCATGTCAGCATGACGATCTGA
- a CDS encoding ABC transporter permease codes for MKALPRTLGGLWRDTGFAFVLLVILLVVNLILNPARFHPAAWGSLIGLAAPLIGAAVASAPVILGGRGGIDISVGPLMGFVNAIVIQLLFLKAGISSPLVIIPAALLIGAAIGAINGALTTLVRIQPIVATLGTYLVLTGVTLTILPAPIGPAPGWLKALAGPWSALPLIALFAAWWTIRRLPYYDQLMAIGSDDRAAYTAGVDVTRVRFIAYVITGVFAAVAGLMLTALIGSADPNIGQAYTLISIAAVALGGVSLAGGRGGLIGASIGAIDIFLLQSVLTAFNVSTYVLQIAYGAILVAAVILTAVQERAARGREV; via the coding sequence ATGAAGGCGCTTCCGCGAACACTGGGCGGGCTCTGGCGCGATACGGGCTTTGCGTTCGTGCTCCTCGTCATCCTGCTCGTCGTCAACCTCATCCTCAACCCGGCACGCTTCCACCCGGCAGCCTGGGGGTCGCTCATCGGGCTTGCAGCACCGCTCATCGGCGCGGCGGTGGCCTCCGCGCCTGTCATTCTGGGGGGACGCGGCGGCATCGATATCTCGGTCGGGCCGCTGATGGGCTTCGTCAACGCCATCGTCATCCAGCTTCTGTTTCTGAAGGCAGGCATCTCGTCGCCGCTCGTCATCATTCCCGCAGCCCTCCTGATCGGCGCTGCGATCGGCGCCATCAACGGAGCGCTGACCACGCTGGTGCGAATCCAGCCGATCGTGGCGACGCTCGGGACCTATCTCGTGCTGACCGGCGTGACCCTGACCATCCTGCCCGCGCCCATCGGGCCGGCGCCGGGCTGGCTGAAGGCGCTGGCCGGCCCCTGGTCGGCCCTGCCACTGATCGCCCTCTTCGCCGCCTGGTGGACCATCCGCCGGCTGCCCTATTACGATCAACTGATGGCGATCGGCAGCGACGACCGCGCAGCCTATACCGCCGGCGTCGATGTCACCCGCGTCCGCTTCATCGCCTATGTCATCACGGGCGTCTTCGCCGCCGTGGCGGGCCTGATGTTGACAGCCCTGATCGGCTCGGCCGACCCGAACATCGGACAGGCTTATACGCTGATCTCGATTGCGGCCGTCGCGCTCGGCGGCGTCAGCCTTGCCGGGGGTCGCGGCGGGCTCATCGGCGCCTCCATCGGCGCGATCGACATCTTCCTGCTGCAAAGCGTGCTCACCGCCTTCAACGTTTCCACGTACGTTCTGCAAATCGCCTATGGCGCCATCCTCGTTGCCGCCGTCATTCTGACGGCCGTGCAGGAACGGGCGGCCCGCGGCCGGGAGGTCTGA
- a CDS encoding ATP-binding cassette domain-containing protein: MSDPARLHARDLVIRRGATPIIEEIRSGEIVGLAGLDGHGQEQFLETLAGLQKPLAGSVSLERGGTETRITDFRKAVAAHVAYLPRDRRATGIFPTQSVLDNFAISTVSEDARFGFISAGQRARRYEVYRDRLFIAAPRPDAAITTLSGGNQQKVLLARALALKPDVLLLNDPTRGVDVATRHVLYDVFRDLARDGMALVVLSSEIEEILLLCHRVLVFRDHDIVANLQGPAMTTDAVIAAMFGRAA, encoded by the coding sequence ATGTCTGATCCCGCACGCCTTCATGCCCGTGACCTCGTGATCCGGCGCGGCGCGACCCCGATCATCGAGGAGATCCGCTCCGGCGAGATCGTCGGCCTTGCCGGCCTCGACGGGCATGGACAGGAGCAATTTCTCGAAACGCTCGCCGGCCTGCAGAAGCCGCTCGCCGGATCCGTGTCCCTGGAGCGGGGTGGCACCGAGACGCGGATTACGGATTTCCGCAAGGCCGTCGCCGCCCATGTCGCCTATCTCCCGCGCGACCGGCGGGCGACAGGCATCTTCCCCACCCAGTCCGTCCTCGACAACTTCGCCATTTCCACGGTGTCGGAGGATGCCCGCTTCGGCTTCATCAGCGCCGGCCAGCGCGCGCGGCGCTACGAGGTCTATCGCGACCGGCTGTTCATCGCCGCACCGCGGCCGGATGCGGCGATCACCACGCTGTCGGGCGGCAACCAGCAGAAGGTGCTGCTGGCGCGTGCCCTGGCGTTGAAGCCGGATGTGCTGCTGCTCAACGACCCCACCCGCGGCGTCGATGTCGCCACCCGCCATGTGCTCTATGACGTCTTTCGCGATCTTGCTCGGGACGGCATGGCGCTGGTCGTTCTGTCCAGCGAGATCGAGGAGATCCTGCTTTTGTGCCATCGCGTTCTCGTTTTTCGCGACCATGATATCGTCGCCAACCTGCAGGGGCCTGCCATGACCACCGATGCCGTCATCGCCGCCATGTTCGGACGCGCGGCATGA
- a CDS encoding ATP-binding cassette domain-containing protein, which yields MLEINTLSKRYGETVALAGASIAFRAGTIHTILGENGSGKSTLVKLLSGIVQPDGGTMLLDGTPFLGRRPADFQAAGFATVFQEVLIAPDRSVEDNILLGLDGLVHRNVPRDQRRQTAADALARFAVTPVPLDVKAGALPLAAQQLIVLARAVVRRPRVLILDEVTAALDYADRESVFSLMRQLAAEGSLLLFITHRMDEVMSLSDRISILRSGKVVTTEERGLSTPAELLKAMAPQTAEALLHV from the coding sequence ATGCTCGAAATCAACACTCTGTCAAAACGCTACGGTGAGACGGTGGCTCTTGCCGGCGCCAGCATCGCGTTCCGTGCCGGCACCATCCACACGATCCTCGGTGAGAACGGCTCCGGCAAGAGCACGCTGGTGAAATTGCTGTCCGGCATCGTTCAGCCGGATGGGGGTACGATGCTGCTGGACGGGACGCCGTTTTTGGGGCGGAGGCCTGCGGATTTCCAAGCCGCCGGTTTTGCCACCGTGTTCCAGGAAGTGCTGATCGCGCCGGACAGGAGCGTGGAGGACAATATCCTGCTTGGGCTCGACGGGCTCGTGCACCGGAACGTCCCGCGCGACCAGCGGCGGCAGACGGCGGCAGATGCGCTGGCCCGCTTTGCCGTCACGCCGGTCCCGCTCGATGTCAAAGCCGGCGCTCTGCCGCTTGCGGCACAGCAGTTGATCGTTCTGGCGCGTGCGGTCGTTCGTCGCCCGCGTGTTCTTATTCTCGATGAAGTGACGGCCGCGCTCGATTATGCCGACCGCGAGTCCGTCTTCTCCCTGATGCGCCAGCTGGCGGCGGAAGGCTCGCTGCTTCTCTTCATCACCCACCGTATGGATGAGGTGATGAGCCTTTCCGACAGGATCTCCATCCTGCGCAGCGGCAAGGTCGTGACGACCGAGGAGCGCGGGCTCTCGACGCCTGCGGAGCTGCTGAAAGCCATGGCGCCACAAACGGCCGAGGCGTTACTGCATGTCTGA